The following coding sequences lie in one Trypanosoma brucei gambiense DAL972 chromosome 7, complete sequence genomic window:
- a CDS encoding ADP/ATP mitochondrial translocase, putative, giving the protein MDHDQLYDSPQSAKDSLLDMTALLIVTFAQRAVMAPSYRVTLLATVEGELVREGRLPPKGFGGVFGCIKRLYVKEGVRSFFRGLLTDAVLSLPATVVENISSTLVSFALQVAIPVRLVESMNPWTYLTLSLSSTSAAVLLATPATGLHSTIVTNYVADIVAPVPSEKSKNPDKNDGENNKVIKEGEKGGEESYRYATATEAAASIFRRWGFSGFYRCIGADAIAVFLYRGTYYYGLQLLPSTLHNRFPYGISRCLAVVAGFLTQPFEVVSRRMQLTASSTTGRRYKGILHCARTIVAEEGYTALWAGMQARLLVTCVGVAVLELHRHFWAV; this is encoded by the coding sequence ATGGATCACGATCAACTATACGACTCTCCCCAGTCTGCTAAAGACTCCCTTCTCGACATGACAGCGCTTTTGATCGTAACGTTTGCGCAGCGTGCAGTTATGGCTCCGTCGTATCGTGTAACGTTACTGGCCACCGTAGAAGGTGAGTTGGTGCGGGAAGGCCGGTTACCACCAAAGGGGTTTGGCGGAGTGTTTGGTTGCATAAAGCGTTTGTATGTCAAGGAAGGCGTAAGGTCATTTTTCCGTGGTCTTTTAACTGACGCTGTGCTCTCTCTCCCTGCGACCGTTGTTGAGAACATAAGCTCTACGTTGGTGTCTTTCGCGTTGCAGGTGGCCATCCCTGTCAGGCTCGTCGAGTCGATGAACCCGTGGACTTACTTGACTCTTTCACTCAGCTCCACATCCGCTGCAGTTTTACTCGCAACCCCTGCCACGGGCCTACACAGCACAATAGTGACGAACTACGTGGCTGACATTGTTGCACCTGTTCCCTCGGAGAAGTCCAAAAATCCTGACAAGAATGACggtgaaaacaacaaggTGATTAAGGAAGGCGAGAAGGGGGGTGAGGAATCGTACCGATATGCTACAGCTACGGAGGCGGCGGCGAGCATATTCCGACGGTGGGGATTCAGCGGTTTCTATCGTTGCATCGGTGCCGATGCTATTGCAGTCTTTCTGTACAGGGGAACCTATTATTACGGGTTGCAGCTGTTACCCAGCACCCTGCATAATCGCTTCCCTTATGGTATAAGCCGATGCCTCGCCGTCGTTGCTGGTTTCTTAACTCAACCATTTGAAGTTGTTAGTCGCCGCATGCAACTCACTGCTTCCTCCACAACGGGTCGCCGCTACAAGGGGATTCTCCACTGTGCCCGCACAATTGTTGCGGAGGAGGGATATACGGCTTTGTGGGCGGGGATGCAAGCACGGCTACTGGTGACCTGTGTGGGTGTGGCGGTGCTGGAACTGCATCGCCATTTCTGGGCCGTTTAG
- a CDS encoding KRET1 — translation MVSKYHRLLQQGLREEEEGVTERNMVAGGEQRHGHVDDDNAEGDADFYDQKDERRAKMWNPKHESANVSAGGKQNRSVRDCLPGSLPPVANTSTDAAVRFDRERKNAGHGVDISCVEGDGAQMGTYVSTGRSDAKAGGGSSAIGVTADDESDGNLDTDGSDASEGDEVESTTDADVYGEDDTTEGPRGGVRLYSCDACPHAVFTTHAALLAHAEEHHADLLPDHARLRRIAQKLNPVWNRALNARRNTITSWGKKIFHVAAQRDAGESKMQEAHRARAQLECVVRRWHDKARVFIFGSSVAMGVWDGTADIDFAVVDVDAMERGSWPPLEKNAVRSITELLRRVGFSFVNLEPISHARVPIIKHHASSPILTVARRDAEDVVARSIRFILNGPATGEDRLLLEGSVRDAVGPTGVQQVWWNRTSDMMSATLESTTAAVRAAMCSPALASASLRTKVQPAHDECRPELYNIDFDLSFRAFGIRNSTLLRKYLLSHPCARPGAIVLKDWSKTSGVNNSVNGYFTSYAINIMWIYYLVQKGYVPYVDPLEIPESLVNYTDFDPRYTPMIDPEITNTEREELYKAAGDMLVGFFYFYSFEFDWGHNVISLNRPGITTKRMLGWHVEDVVPVASTSVSSGGGGSNVKRHPTRYELCIEDPYEENLNLGRHIGVTKSLRVRTELYRGLLSLLKEGETRSCVFAAADSSGTPAAGGKQSAALPARALFKLMALTTQAISESRRLPQSNSDNSGRIANGDNESLTEVGGGHRVEGAGVDPASCAGASLSSFGEPPIGVHEKTLESIFVEKAPMEFQLVRKVWNWHQLIHRLGYKIHRGHVMPRREVGVRCTARRDAEETTTELASDVDTTKSLRPGRGLTDTMLRDLSRGYMTLTPEWVAWSAPWVSQHLRGYSRLTTVRSAVADETPPALATVPSVVKPPTGEAVMGAMRTTRRNAAPARRVELLKLWLWRGISKVTPFKSPR, via the coding sequence ATGGTAAGTAAGTACCACCGCTTGCTTCAGCAGGGGCTacgtgaggaagaagaaggagtcACTGAACGAAATATGGTGGCAGGCGGTGAACAGCGGCACGGGCACGTGGATGACGACAATGCGGAAGGGGATGCTGATTTTTATGACCAGAAAGATGAACGGCGAGCGAAAATGTGGAATCCTAAACATGAGTCTGCGAATGTTTCCGCGGGCGGGAAGCAAAATAGGTCGGTGAGGGATTGCCTCCCCGGTTCCCTTCCTCCCGTAGCCAATACGAGCACTGACGCGGCGGTCAGGTTTGATAGGGAACGAAAAAATGCGGGTCACGGGGTTGATATTTCGTGTGTCGAAGGCGACGGTGCGCAAATGGGTACGTACGTCTCCACCGGCCGTAGTGACGCAAAAGCAGGGGGAGGAAGTAGCGCTATAGGCGTCACTGCCGATGATGAGAGTGATGGGAATTTGGACACGGACGGTAGCGACGCTTCTGAGGGCGATGAGGTTGAGTCGACAACCGACGCTGATGTGTATGGGGAGGACGATACCACTGAAGGGCCTCGTGGTGGTGTGCGGTTGTATTCTTGCGATGCCTGTCCGCATGCTGTGTTCACAACTCATGCAGCGTTGCTTGCCCACGCTGAGGAGCACCATGCGGATCTATTACCAGATCATGCCCGTTTGCGTCGTATCGCACAAAAACTTAATCCAGTGTGGAACCGCGCTCTAAATGCCCGTCGTAACACCATTACATCgtgggggaagaaaatattCCACGTGGCCGCGCAACGTGATGCGGGGGAGTCGAAGATGCAGGAGGCTCATCGTGCCCGGGCACAACTGGAATGTGTTGTGCGCCGCTGGCATGATAAAGCACGTGTCTTTATATTTGGAAGCTCTGTGGCGATGGGCGTGTGGGACGGCACAGCAGATATTGATTTTGCCGtcgttgatgttgatgcaatGGAGCGTGGAAGTTGGCCACCGTTGGAGAAGAACGCTGTGCGTTCCATCACAGAGCTACTACGCCGGGTGGGGTTTTCATTTGTAAATTTGGAGCCAATTAGCCACGCTAGAGTGCCAATTATTAAACATCATGCTTCGTCACCAATCCTTACCGTCGCAAGAAGAGACGCAGAAGACGTTGTAGCTCGAAGCATTCGCTTTATTTTGAATGGCCCTGCCACGGGCGAGGATCGGTTGCTACTGGAAGGGAGCGTACGCGACGCTGTGGGCCCCACTGGGGTGCAACAGGTGTGGTGGAACCGCACCTCCGACATGATGTCAGCCACACTCGAAAGTACTACCGCTGCCGTTAGGGCAGCAATGTGCAGCCCGGCACTTGCCTCGGCGTCACTGCGCACAAAGGTACAGCCGGCGCATGATGAATGCAGGCCAGAGTTGTATAATATTGACTTCGATCTCAGCTTCCGCGCATTTGGCATACGCAATTCAACTCTTCTACGGAAATACTTACTTAGTCACCCGTGCGCTCGACCAGGAGCCATTGTACTTAAAGATTGGAGCAAGACAAGTGGTGTGAATAACTCCGTTAACGGTTACTTTACTAGTTATGCAATCAACATAATGTGGATATATTACCTTGTTCAGAAGGGTTATGTGCCGTACGTGGATCCTCTTGAAATTCCTGAATCACTCGTAAATTATACCGATTTTGACCCCAGGTACACCCCGATGATAGACCCAGAGATTACGAACACAGAGCGGGAGGAGCTGTACAAAGCAGCCGGCGACATGCTTGTGGggttcttctatttttactCATTTGAATTCGACTGGGGGCATAACGTAATTTCCCTTAACCGGCCGGGAATAACAACGAAGAGGATGCTAGGGTGGCACGTTGAGGACGTTGTACCGGTTGCTTCCACCTCAGTGAgcagtggtggtggaggtaGCAATGTGAAGCGACACCCTACAAGGTACGAGCTTTGTATCGAGGATCCCTATGAAGAAAACTTAAATTTGGGCCGACACATCGGAGTAACGAAGTCGTTGCGTGTGCGGACGGAACTCTACCGCGGTCTCTTATCCTTAttgaaagagggggagacaAGGTCGTGCGTCTTCGCCGCAGCAGATTCATCAGGCACGCCGGCGGCTGGGGGTAAGCAGTCGGCCGCTCTACCAGCTCGAGCACTGTTCAAACTAATGGCCTTAACAACTCAGGCTATATCAGAATCAAGGCGTCTCCCACAAAGTAATAGTGACAATAGCGGTCGCATTGCTAACGGTGATAATGAATCCCTTACGGAGGTCGGCGGCGGCCACAGGGTTGAAGGCGCTGGTGTCGATCCAGCTTCCTGCGCAGGGGCGTCGCTTTCCTCCTTCGGTGAGCCACCGATTGGAGTTCATGAGAAAACGCTTGAAAGCATATTTGTTGAGAAGGCCCCTATGGAATTTCAGTTGGTACGAAAGGTATGGAACTGGCACCAACTGATCCATCGGCTCGGGTACAAAATACACCGAGGTCACGTGATGCCACGGCGTGAAGTTGGGGTACGTTGCACCGCCCGGCGCGATgcggaagaaacaacaacagaactGGCTTCGGACGTTGACACAACTAAGAGCCTGAGACCTGGGCGAGGTCTTACAGACACCATGCTGCGAGACCTGAGCCGCGGCTACATGACGCTCACACCGGAATGGGTTGCTTGGTCAGCGCCATGGGTAAGCCAACACTTGCGCGGATACAGCCGCTTAACGACAGTGCGTTCCGCAGTGGCCGATGAAACCCCACCCGCCCTGGCGACGGTTCCGTCTGTCGTGAAACCACCGACTGGAGAGGCGGTTATGGGTGCGATGAGGACCACCCGCCGAAATGCTGCACCTGCTCGTAGGGTGGAGCTGCTGAAGTTATGGCTTTGGCGCGGCATCAGCAAGGTTACTCCATTCAAGAGCCCTCGTTGA
- a CDS encoding 50S ribosomal protein L16, putative yields the protein MPSPFQQTLLARAYHYVHPKTGRPIRQFRRYGDPRYINNEAALIRGQWGLITADFGMVTQSQMENARLAILRRLPRGSFTLTMHTDYEEFPVVKKSPESRMGAGKANIHHFAFKFTTGVPLFEIMPISARRLNQAEAEGIFLAGRPFIPLQTVVVPQGRVDEYHVFK from the coding sequence ATGCCGTCACCCTTTCAACAAACTTTGTTAGCACGCGCCTACCACTACGTGCATCCGAAGACTGGTCGACCCATTAGACAGTTTCGTCGCTATGGCGATCCGCGTTATATCAATAACGAAGCGGCACTGATTCGCGGGCAATGGGGCCTCATAACTGCGGATTTCGGTATGGTCACGCAGTCGCAGATGGAGAATGCACGTCTTGCAATCCTCCGTCGTCTACCCCGCGGGAGCTTCACACTCACAATGCACACCGATTACGAGGAGTTTCCGGTTGTGAAAAAGAGCCCAGAAAGTCGTATGGGTGCTGGTAAGGCGAACATTCATCATTTCGCGTTCAAGTTCACGACAGGGGTGCCGCTATTTGAGATCATGCCGATATCCGCCCGCCGTCTCAATCAGGCGGAAGCGGAGGGCATATTTTTGGCAGGGAGACCGTTCATACCGCTTCAGACGGTTGTGGTGCCACAAGGTCGCGTTGATGAGTATCATGTCTTCAAGTAA
- a CDS encoding immunodominant antigen, putative: MTITVDLFGEADCNDGEGHMWSADVAKFTEVPEVPRVFADSQHYITYTTKKGNSLRVVKRLNLARGTVRGHTTPIHSVRFVNYRSNVAASASKGEFFVWVVTDSGEGGTGRPSADAELTINMYFRLSDPVTISCFSFFINAENKRPDVLVLHDQQASILDSSALIALYRDTPLTATLKQNSTALRKLASNVTANTLCSVGSGGWFAFTTDSNMVAACTLQNRNTPPWSCCEGAPVHSLHLLDTPHAEKTTLVASCSRVVYQWSLSGASEPTLLRKFAVDGTIVSLEGSRDSFAVFNDKRKLAVVRIQSPKEFTCTRYTLPWQVRRRGTCFNCVGGESYIMADNDDRLTVMQLKANASSGAGKRESPLNTRRSPAGAAKPASNVLAPTTGTKIKSNSSTQPTGSIIANLVNRLGICSVGMAPPASSNTSSPATATATGSAPDVTSASANATQRGALHGYSNQPVTAGLGSGGGAGASKVFTPALSKSLAASAGRGHGSSSISPASAQLSAAVNANNLTHSSRPALHNASLPQAPTDGVLATVLQQTEDEVHQELERLDSVMKNTLQVLQLTPDTIHRAHEQLLSLSLEAQMTELQQQQERQKNASLSNSAGFTPFETCVLLSILDPLSQSIANGLTRGVEDAMMANLEHGVRHALVNRARTTQKSAMKARLDEVLKESSSQFLAQVEQTVRNVVENELAEVFGDINGLLTALENDNVRLQRELEAIMASDVITEMKKTREELESLREAVANQQLAIGTGSELVSRPSPETVLSTTTELIQQQQYRQGLEYIIMAEQPQLVLQLFIALKKKTENVYSALIEDPATPNDVWLRVIVQITGAATSEEDIDAVVGVLIDILSEREQLLQKTGPTAKLTESLHSFVTVGKSGRKCSAGLRNFKNLEKLLP; this comes from the coding sequence ATGACCATCACTGTGGATCTATTTGGTGAGGCGGATTGCAATGATGGCGAGGGGCACATGTGGTCCGCCGATGTTGCGAAATTCACTGAAGTGCCTGAAGTGCCGCGTGTGTTTGCCGATTCTCAGCATTACATTACTTACACCACAAAAAAGGGCAACTCTCTGAGGGTGGTAAAGCGCTTGAACCTTGCCAGAGGCACTGTGCGTGGCCACACAACACCAATTCATTCCGTTCGCTTTGTAAATTATCGAAGCAACGTCGCAGCGTCTGCCAGCAAGGGGGAGTTTTTCGTTTGGGTTGTGACAGACAGCGGGGAGGGAGGAACCGGGCGCCCTTCAGCTGATGCAGAGCTTACAATTAACATGTACTTTAGGCTCTCCGACCCCGTCACCATTTCGTGCTTTTCATTCTTTATTAATGCAGAAAATAAGCGGCCTGACGTATTGGTTCTGCACGACCAGCAGGCGAGCATCCTTGATTCCTCCGCCCTCATTGCGCTATACCGTGACACCCCTCTCACTGCGACGCTTAAGCAGAACAGCACGGCTCTGCGGAAGTTGGCTAGTAATGTTACTGCAAATACTCTCTGCTCTGTGGGGTCAGGTGGCTGGTTTGCCTTCACTACGGATTCAAATATGGTCGCTGCTTGCACTTTGCAGAACCGCAACACACCACCATGGTCCTGCTGTGAAGGAGCTCCTGTTCACTCACTCCACCTGCTGGATACACCCCACGCTGAGAAGACAACTCTCGTTGCTTCCTGTTCGCGGGTAGTATATCAGTGGTCGCTGAGTGGGGCGTCCGAGCCGACATTGCTACGAAAGTTTGCTGTTGACGGTACCATCGTGTCGCTGGAGGGCTCGCGCGATTCATTTGCAGTGTTCAATGACAAACGGAAGTTAGCGGTGGTTCGGATCCAGTCTCCGAAGGAATTTACGTGCACACGGTATACTCTACCGTGGCAGGTGCGCCGGCGTGGGACTTGCTTCAACTGCGTAGGCGGAGAGTCTTATATAATGGCTGACAATGACGATCGTTTGACAGTCATGCAGCTTAAGGCCAATGCTTCCAGTGGCGCTGGCAAGCGGGAAAGTCCCTTGAACACACGTAGGAGTCCTGCTGGAGCAGCGAAGCCGGCAAGTAATGTGTTGGCCCCCACCACTGGCACAAAGATAAAGTCGAACTCGTCCACTCAACCGACTGGTAGTATTATCGCTAACCTGGTTAATCGCCTTGGGATATGCAGTGTTGGAATGGCACCCCCAGCATCGTCTAACACATCCTCACCAGCAACCGCAACGGCAACAGGAAGTGCACCCGATGTAACTTCTGCTTCAGCGAATGCTACGCAGCGTGGAGCTTTGCATGGTTACAGCAACCAACCCGTAACGGCGGGTCTTGGTAGCGGCGGTGGTGCGGGCGCATCCAAAGTATTCACACCGGCCTTGTCGAAATCATTAGCGGCTTCTGCCGGCCGCGGTCACGGTAGTTCTTCCATCAGTCCCGCAAGCGCCCAGCTGTCGGCTGCTGTCAATGCCAATAACCTCACGCACTCTTCACGGCCAGCGCTTCACAACGCCTCTTTGCCACAGGCTCCAACTGATGGCGTGCTCGCAACTGTTTTGCAGCAAACTGAAGATGAGGTGCACCAGGAATTGGAGCGACTTGATTCCGTTATGAAAAACACACTGCAAGTACTTCAGTTGACTCCCGACACCATCCACCGGGCACATGAACAGTTGTTAAGCTTAAGCCTTGAAGCGCAGATGACAGAGctacagcaacagcaagaaCGGCAGAAAAATGCATCCTTGTCCAACTCTGCAGGGTTTACTCCCTTCGAGACTTGTGTGCTTTTATCTATTCTTGATCCACTTTCACAAAGCATCGCGAACGGATTAACCCGTGGTGTTGAGGATGCTATGATGGCCAATCTTGAACATGGAGTGCGGCACGCTTTGGTAAACCGTGCGCGGACTACACAGAAAAGTGCAATGAAGGCACGCCTTGATGAAGTACTGAAGGAGAGTTCCTCACAGTTTCTTGCGCAGGTAGAACAGACTGTGCGTAACGTTGTGGAAAATGAGCTTGCGGAAGTGTTTGGAGATATTAATGGTTTACTGACGGCGCTAGAGAATGATAACGTTCGACTTCAGCGGGAATTGGAGGCGATTATGGCCTCGGATGTTATCaccgaaatgaagaaaactCGAGAAGAACTTGAGTCGTTGCGCGAGGCAGTGGCGAACCAACAGTTGGCCATTGGAACGGGGTCAGAGCTAGTGAGTCGTCCCTCTCCCGAGACCGTGTtatcaacaacaactgaattaatacaacagcaacaatatcGCCAAGGATTGGAGTACATTATTATGGCGGAACAACCTCAACTGGTTCTTCAGCTCTTCATTGccctgaaaaagaaaactgagAATGTATATTCGGCATTGATTGAGGATCCCGCAACCCCTAATGACGTATGGCTTCGTGTTATTGTGCAAATTACCGGCGCGGCGACGTCTGAGGAGGATATTGATGCGGTTGTGGGTGTTCTCATCGACATCCTTTCGGAGAGGGAACAGCTGCTGCAAAAGACGGGCCCGACCGCAAAACTAACTGAAAGTTTGCATTCGTTCGTAACTGTGGGGAAATCTGGGAGAAAGTGCTCCGCGGGGCTGCGAAACTTCAAGAACTTGGAGAAGTTACTGCCATAG